In Candidatus Defluviilinea proxima, a single genomic region encodes these proteins:
- the polA gene encoding DNA polymerase I: MPPTLYLIDGHALAYRMYFALTAGGGGSQRWQTSKGEPTAGVYGFARELLRILEQEQPEYIAVAFDVGKTFRDEMFPAYKGTREKMPDDLRPQIERIRKMVDAFNIPRLEMEGFEADDVLGSVARIANEQGLGVKIITGDRDLLQLVNKRTTVYLAGDDQNYIKDEDVVKKLGVLPKQVVDYKAIVGDKSDNIPGVAGVGEKTAIALLEKYKTLDNIYKNIDEIEKRWKTKLEDNKENAYLSRDLAQIKTDLNIKLDLEHAKAQDLDVPAIEAFFKEMEFRTLLKTLEKVTGQSAYASATLTTTTAPSKPGQQMSMFVNEPQVVYTPKADLNITVNIVDTEEKLADLVKALNKAKVISFDTETTSTEEMKADIVGISLAFKEGEGYYIPVGHNGGTNLPLKKVLSALEAPMTNPKIGKIAHNAKYDYIVLAKFGLTVTPLTFDTMLAEFILDPSSRNLGLKNLAFVKLGEEMTHIEDLIGKGKKQLSMADVAVESVAPYAVADAEIPLRLMELQLKDLKRVGGEKLLDEIDLPLTPVLAGMEMEGVLLDLPFLKEMSAELTKRLAEIEKNIFDSVGKTFNVNSTQQLSDVLFKTLGLEPPDKSNKTASGHYSTAAGVLDLLSGKHPVVDWVLEHRELSKLKSTYLDALPLAVDANTGRVHTSYSQIGAVTGRLSSNNPNLQNIPIRTETGRKVRNGFIASKGNVLLSVDYSQIELRIVAHMAQDEAMLEAFRADEDIHATTAGAIYGINPKEVTKEMRRHAKAINFGLIYGMSAFGLTRSTELTLAEAETFVKTYFQKFPGVKKYLDGIRKQAAEQGYVETLLGRRRYFPALQSTINSQSKNREEREAINAPIQGTAADIMKIAMLKIPSALEKAGLTGKMLLQVHDELVLECPKEELEKTAQVVQDTMANAYPLSIPLSTEARYGKNWGEMKVI, translated from the coding sequence ATGCCCCCTACCCTCTATCTCATTGACGGACACGCACTCGCCTATCGTATGTACTTCGCCCTCACCGCAGGCGGAGGCGGAAGTCAACGCTGGCAAACATCGAAAGGCGAACCCACTGCGGGAGTCTACGGTTTCGCGCGTGAACTGCTCCGCATCCTTGAACAGGAACAACCTGAATACATTGCGGTTGCGTTCGATGTCGGCAAAACCTTTCGCGATGAAATGTTCCCCGCATACAAAGGTACGCGCGAAAAAATGCCAGATGATCTGCGCCCACAGATCGAGCGTATCCGCAAAATGGTGGATGCGTTCAATATTCCGCGTCTTGAAATGGAAGGCTTCGAAGCGGATGATGTGCTTGGTTCCGTGGCGCGTATTGCCAATGAACAAGGACTTGGTGTCAAGATCATCACCGGCGACCGTGACCTTCTGCAACTCGTAAACAAACGCACCACCGTCTACCTCGCAGGTGATGACCAGAACTACATCAAAGATGAAGATGTTGTCAAAAAACTTGGCGTGCTCCCCAAGCAAGTCGTGGACTACAAGGCCATCGTCGGTGACAAGTCCGATAACATCCCCGGCGTGGCGGGCGTTGGAGAAAAAACCGCCATTGCCTTGCTTGAAAAATACAAGACGCTAGATAACATCTACAAAAACATAGATGAAATCGAAAAGCGTTGGAAGACAAAACTCGAAGATAACAAAGAGAATGCCTATCTCAGCCGCGATCTTGCGCAAATTAAGACCGACCTCAATATCAAATTGGATCTGGAACATGCGAAAGCACAGGATCTGGATGTCCCTGCTATCGAAGCCTTTTTCAAAGAGATGGAATTCCGCACGCTTCTCAAAACCCTTGAGAAGGTTACTGGTCAATCCGCGTACGCGTCTGCTACGCTGACAACAACCACTGCCCCATCAAAGCCCGGACAGCAAATGTCCATGTTTGTGAACGAACCGCAGGTTGTTTACACCCCCAAAGCAGACTTGAACATCACAGTCAACATCGTGGATACCGAAGAGAAACTGGCGGACCTCGTCAAAGCGTTGAATAAGGCTAAGGTCATTTCCTTCGACACCGAGACAACCTCCACCGAAGAAATGAAAGCGGACATCGTCGGCATTTCGCTGGCTTTCAAAGAAGGTGAAGGGTATTACATTCCCGTCGGTCACAACGGCGGGACCAACCTCCCGCTCAAGAAAGTATTGTCCGCGTTGGAAGCGCCGATGACGAATCCAAAGATCGGTAAGATCGCACACAACGCCAAGTACGATTACATCGTCCTCGCAAAGTTCGGATTAACCGTCACTCCGCTCACCTTTGATACGATGTTGGCCGAGTTCATCCTTGACCCATCATCCAGAAACCTCGGGTTAAAAAATCTGGCCTTCGTCAAACTCGGCGAAGAGATGACCCACATCGAAGACTTGATCGGCAAAGGCAAGAAGCAACTCAGCATGGCAGATGTAGCGGTTGAGTCCGTTGCGCCGTATGCAGTGGCCGATGCAGAGATCCCATTGCGGTTGATGGAACTTCAACTAAAGGATCTCAAACGCGTGGGAGGCGAAAAGCTTTTAGATGAAATTGACTTACCTCTCACACCCGTCCTTGCAGGGATGGAGATGGAAGGTGTTCTGCTCGACTTACCTTTCCTCAAAGAGATGTCCGCTGAATTGACAAAGCGTTTGGCAGAGATCGAAAAGAACATTTTTGACTCGGTCGGCAAAACATTCAATGTCAATTCCACGCAACAACTTTCGGATGTACTCTTCAAGACACTCGGCTTGGAACCGCCTGATAAAAGCAACAAAACCGCTAGCGGACATTACTCGACAGCGGCGGGTGTGCTTGATCTGTTGAGCGGCAAACATCCTGTCGTGGATTGGGTCTTGGAACATCGCGAACTCTCGAAGTTAAAATCGACCTATCTTGATGCACTCCCTCTCGCAGTGGATGCAAACACGGGACGTGTTCACACTTCCTACAGCCAGATCGGTGCTGTGACAGGACGTCTCTCTTCGAACAACCCCAATCTACAGAACATCCCCATCCGCACCGAGACTGGGCGCAAGGTCCGCAATGGTTTCATTGCAAGCAAAGGTAATGTATTGCTCTCTGTCGATTACTCACAGATCGAGTTACGCATCGTAGCGCACATGGCACAAGACGAAGCCATGCTGGAGGCCTTCCGCGCGGATGAAGATATCCATGCTACAACAGCGGGAGCGATCTACGGCATCAACCCCAAAGAAGTGACAAAGGAAATGCGTCGACACGCCAAAGCCATCAACTTTGGTCTCATCTATGGCATGTCTGCATTTGGTCTCACACGCTCCACAGAACTTACGCTTGCAGAAGCAGAGACGTTCGTCAAAACATATTTCCAAAAATTCCCCGGTGTCAAAAAGTATCTTGATGGCATTCGCAAGCAAGCCGCTGAACAAGGATATGTTGAAACTCTATTGGGACGCAGAAGATATTTCCCTGCACTACAAAGTACAATTAACAGCCAATCAAAGAATCGCGAAGAACGGGAAGCGATCAATGCTCCCATTCAAGGCACTGCGGCAGACATCATGAAGATCGCCATGCTGAAAATCCCATCTGCGCTCGAAAAGGCTGGGCTGACCGGTAAAATGCTTTTACAAGTACACGATGAACTCGTGTTGGAATGTCCAAAAGAAGAGTTGGAAAAGACAGCACAGGTTGTGCAAGACACAATGGCAAACGCCTACCCATTGAGCATCCCGCTTTCCACTGAGGCTCGTTATGGAAAAAATTGGGGTGAGATGAAAGTGATATGA
- the tnpA gene encoding IS200/IS605 family transposase: protein MAKNLLFVTNDARFINGMRHGIEQAGYSLYIAKRKSEAIILTDEEKCSLAFLDLDIGERFVAEIGSAIRTINPTINLILFSDEDTPPALDEIRPWILLRKPKHLPEMLNMLNDKAFQQPKKPQASEASHAVQLNNKDELSWLGDVTKAAQHLTRLTLESSAQAALITRKNNLWAYAGQLSQDAARELAVTVTRHWDGQKGSDLLRFVRLEATKAEHMLYATRLADDVVLALVFDAETPFSTIRMQAGQLVNRLSSPGLTEAMEPHIEQQNQAPVAYEAQAPSVEEDEDTSDDVDIPNIANILNDVPPPIPSPRTHTPMESAGTRTSIARPKKDNRESSPVVHQMEESPVDNDQTVEHVVEDIDATMPSKSRKRPETPMRRPATGELDETRPHSITEVAGRVMLEPITPGLYNLTYACLLVPRLTNHYLTGDISDRLSEWLPQICIAFGWRLEYLAVRPEYVQWVVNVPPAASPGYLMRIMRQQTSEKIFSEFSRLKKENPSGDFWAPGYLIMGGTQPHPPQLVKDYIKQTRVRQGIEQGKH from the coding sequence ATGGCTAAAAACCTGCTATTTGTAACAAATGATGCTAGGTTCATCAACGGGATGCGCCATGGTATCGAACAGGCAGGCTACTCACTCTATATAGCAAAGCGCAAAAGTGAAGCCATTATTTTGACTGATGAAGAAAAATGTTCTCTGGCTTTTCTTGATTTAGACATCGGAGAACGTTTCGTCGCTGAGATCGGAAGCGCGATCCGCACGATCAACCCGACCATCAATTTGATCCTGTTTTCTGACGAAGATACGCCACCCGCATTGGATGAGATTCGCCCGTGGATTTTGTTACGGAAACCAAAGCACTTACCGGAAATGTTGAACATGTTAAACGATAAAGCATTCCAACAGCCCAAGAAACCCCAAGCCAGCGAAGCATCGCATGCTGTTCAATTGAACAACAAAGATGAGCTTTCCTGGCTCGGCGATGTGACCAAAGCCGCGCAACATCTTACGCGGCTTACGCTTGAATCATCTGCACAGGCGGCGTTGATCACACGCAAGAATAATCTTTGGGCATACGCCGGTCAGCTTTCACAGGATGCGGCGCGGGAATTGGCCGTCACGGTCACCCGTCATTGGGATGGACAAAAAGGAAGCGATCTTCTGCGTTTTGTCCGCCTCGAAGCAACAAAGGCTGAACACATGCTATACGCCACACGCCTTGCAGACGATGTGGTATTGGCTTTGGTCTTCGATGCAGAGACTCCCTTCAGCACCATTCGCATGCAAGCCGGTCAATTGGTGAATCGACTTTCATCACCGGGGTTGACCGAAGCGATGGAACCGCATATTGAACAACAGAATCAGGCTCCGGTGGCGTATGAAGCGCAGGCTCCATCTGTTGAAGAAGACGAAGACACGTCGGATGATGTCGATATTCCTAACATCGCAAACATCCTAAACGACGTACCCCCTCCCATTCCATCTCCAAGAACACATACGCCGATGGAATCCGCAGGCACACGGACATCCATAGCGCGCCCGAAGAAAGACAATCGAGAGAGTTCACCTGTTGTCCATCAAATGGAAGAGTCTCCGGTGGATAACGATCAGACCGTTGAACATGTGGTGGAAGATATTGATGCCACCATGCCATCGAAGTCGCGCAAGCGTCCTGAAACCCCAATGCGCCGCCCTGCCACCGGCGAATTAGATGAGACGCGTCCCCACTCGATTACGGAAGTTGCAGGGCGCGTCATGCTGGAGCCGATCACCCCAGGGCTCTACAACCTGACCTATGCCTGCTTGCTCGTTCCTCGTCTCACCAATCATTACCTGACTGGCGATATTTCAGACCGTCTTTCTGAATGGCTTCCGCAGATTTGCATTGCCTTCGGTTGGCGCTTGGAATATCTCGCCGTTCGCCCTGAATATGTGCAGTGGGTCGTGAACGTTCCACCTGCGGCTTCGCCCGGTTACCTCATGCGCATCATGCGCCAGCAAACGTCAGAAAAGATCTTTTCAGAATTTTCCCGCTTAAAGAAAGAGAACCCATCAGGTGATTTCTGGGCACCGGGATACCTCATCATGGGCGGCACACAACCGCACCCGCCACAACTGGTGAAGGATTACATCAAACAAACCCGCGTGCGACAGGGAATCGAACAGGGAAAACACTAA
- a CDS encoding MBL fold metallo-hydrolase: MHRERVSENVFWFQSEVYAQVTAGVVAGPQWAVVIDTLALPDETLTIREFIEHELNVPVRYVINTHYHADHAWGNCFFPGATVISHSRCRELLEERGAPSLEAAKKQNLALRQVKIVPPQMTFVNGDMTLRVGKKNLIISPSFGHSNDGISVLVEEDRILFAGDSFMPVPHIVDGDVDDNIASIKQIAKMGLENIVQGHGDIILRGEIDAAVKENLNYLNAIKKSVKSIAKRKNADEFLEDMKIETCGKSRVLLGGLAEDLHQSNLRALLYQMAE; the protein is encoded by the coding sequence ATGCACCGTGAACGAGTTTCTGAAAATGTCTTTTGGTTTCAAAGTGAAGTGTATGCGCAGGTTACGGCTGGCGTAGTGGCAGGCCCACAATGGGCCGTTGTGATCGATACATTAGCCTTGCCGGATGAAACGCTGACGATCCGTGAATTTATTGAGCACGAATTGAATGTGCCTGTGCGGTACGTGATCAATACACATTACCATGCAGATCATGCCTGGGGTAATTGTTTCTTCCCTGGGGCAACTGTGATCTCTCATTCACGTTGTCGTGAACTTCTGGAAGAGCGTGGTGCTCCGTCTTTGGAAGCGGCCAAGAAGCAAAACCTGGCACTACGCCAGGTGAAGATCGTCCCTCCCCAAATGACGTTCGTAAATGGGGATATGACACTGCGCGTGGGGAAGAAGAACCTGATCATTTCTCCCTCCTTTGGGCATAGCAATGACGGGATCTCTGTTCTTGTAGAAGAAGATCGCATCCTGTTTGCGGGTGACTCATTCATGCCAGTGCCGCATATTGTTGATGGCGATGTGGATGACAATATTGCGTCCATTAAACAGATCGCAAAGATGGGCCTCGAGAACATTGTGCAAGGGCACGGCGATATTATTCTGCGTGGCGAGATCGATGCGGCGGTCAAAGAGAATCTGAATTATTTGAATGCGATCAAGAAATCTGTGAAGTCCATTGCGAAGCGAAAGAACGCCGATGAATTTTTGGAAGATATGAAGATCGAAACCTGCGGTAAAAGCAGGGTGCTCCTTGGCGGTTTGGCAGAGGACTTGCACCAGAGTAATTTGCGAGCCTTGTTGTATCAAATGGCTGAATAG
- a CDS encoding glycerol-3-phosphate acyltransferase → MLAEVGIVVFGYILGSIPFGMMIVKFKTGKDLREIESGRTGGTNTVRAAGFWAGLLTTILDILKGATSVWLAQAVSPDNHVLHVLAPVCAILGHNYSIFLLNRDADGKLRFHGGAGGAPALGGAVGLWLPMFPIVFGIGAFIWFTIGMASVTTIGIAVFVTIIFAIRGYLGYQNPIDTLYGVLALLLLVWALRTNIKKLIEGKERVISLSLNGWLRARKEAKQNTNQ, encoded by the coding sequence ATGTTGGCTGAAGTTGGGATCGTGGTGTTCGGGTATATTCTGGGCTCCATACCCTTTGGAATGATGATCGTAAAGTTCAAAACCGGCAAAGACCTGCGCGAGATCGAAAGCGGACGCACAGGCGGGACAAATACCGTGCGCGCGGCTGGTTTTTGGGCAGGATTGCTAACAACCATTCTAGATATTCTTAAAGGGGCAACTTCGGTATGGCTTGCACAAGCCGTTAGCCCGGACAACCATGTTCTCCATGTGCTGGCTCCCGTATGTGCGATCCTTGGACATAACTATTCCATCTTTCTACTCAACCGTGATGCGGATGGCAAACTGCGCTTCCATGGTGGCGCAGGTGGTGCCCCAGCTCTCGGAGGCGCAGTAGGACTATGGCTCCCCATGTTCCCTATCGTGTTCGGGATCGGCGCATTCATTTGGTTCACAATTGGTATGGCATCTGTCACCACCATTGGGATCGCTGTGTTCGTAACGATCATCTTTGCAATACGAGGCTATCTGGGATATCAAAACCCCATCGATACTTTGTATGGAGTATTGGCTTTATTGCTTCTCGTTTGGGCATTACGGACGAACATCAAGAAGTTGATCGAGGGCAAAGAAAGAGTCATCAGTTTGAGTTTGAATGGTTGGTTGCGCGCAAGAAAAGAAGCGAAGCAAAACACCAATCAGTGA
- a CDS encoding M67 family metallopeptidase: MDYVNIHAPLEACGILAGKNGRVEKIIFVQNQAQSRKRFVMDPYEQLQAFDWIESNDLELLGIFHSHPTGPEAVSPTDIAEAAYEVVHVICSRTDSQWKLRGFWIENKEVTEVTLQVEE; encoded by the coding sequence ATGGATTATGTAAACATCCATGCACCTCTGGAGGCGTGCGGGATATTGGCAGGAAAAAATGGCAGGGTGGAAAAAATTATTTTTGTGCAGAATCAGGCTCAAAGTCGAAAACGATTCGTGATGGATCCCTACGAACAACTTCAGGCATTTGATTGGATAGAATCCAACGACCTCGAATTACTTGGTATCTTCCATTCGCATCCTACTGGACCTGAAGCTGTTTCGCCTACTGATATCGCCGAGGCCGCTTATGAAGTTGTCCATGTAATTTGTTCACGAACAGACAGTCAGTGGAAATTGCGAGGCTTCTGGATCGAGAACAAAGAGGTCACAGAAGTGACCTTACAAGTTGAGGAGTAG
- the gyrB gene encoding DNA topoisomerase (ATP-hydrolyzing) subunit B, whose product MADKTQTVNYDVNAIQALEGIEHVRKRPGMYVGGTDIKALHHLVYEVVDNAIDEALAGVCTAINITIHEDSSVTIEDNGRGIPVGPHPTKKDANGKPMETLDVVMTVIGAGGKFGGGGYKVSGGLHGVGVSAVNALSEWMTTEVKRDGKLWQQKYKRGVPQGAIKQIGKVAKEETGTKQTFRFDKQIFTEDIDYRFDTLVQRFREMSFVTRGVTIRFVDERAERQMTFYFEGGLTSFVRYLNRNRENLHPVVHVEKDMEAIGIEAAIQYTDAYTESVYSFANTINTIDGGTHLTGLRSSLTRVINDYARKNGLLKDADPNFSGDDTREGLTAIVSVKHPEPQFESQTKVKLMNPEVQTYVTQVVGEAFSTFLEENPQAAKAIIAKCLTSARARDAARKARDLVIRKSALESLTLPGKLADCSERDSSKTELYIVEGDSAGGSAKQGRDRHFQAILPLRGKIMNTERARLDKILSSNEIKALISALGTGIGDNFDLEGLRYGRVIIMTDADVDGSHIRTLLLTFFFRYMPHLIEDGHLYIAQPPLYRIAYKNQVKYAYTEKEKDKVVKEVGEKAALQRYKGLGEMNPTQLWETTMNPENRTLLLVTVDDAAEADRTFDMLMGDAVDPRRKFIQTHAKAVRNLDI is encoded by the coding sequence GTGGCAGATAAAACGCAAACAGTAAACTATGATGTCAATGCCATTCAGGCGCTTGAAGGTATCGAGCATGTGCGTAAACGCCCCGGTATGTATGTGGGCGGCACGGATATCAAGGCTTTGCATCATCTTGTCTATGAGGTTGTAGATAATGCTATTGACGAGGCGCTGGCAGGCGTCTGCACAGCGATCAATATCACCATTCATGAAGATAGCAGTGTGACCATCGAAGATAATGGACGTGGTATCCCTGTTGGACCACACCCGACCAAGAAAGACGCGAATGGAAAACCGATGGAAACCCTCGATGTAGTCATGACCGTGATCGGCGCGGGTGGTAAATTCGGTGGTGGTGGGTATAAAGTCTCCGGTGGTTTGCACGGCGTGGGCGTCAGTGCTGTGAACGCTCTTTCTGAGTGGATGACAACCGAAGTCAAACGTGACGGTAAGCTGTGGCAACAAAAATATAAGCGTGGTGTGCCTCAGGGCGCCATTAAGCAAATAGGAAAAGTGGCGAAAGAAGAAACCGGCACGAAACAAACCTTCCGGTTCGATAAGCAAATTTTTACTGAAGATATTGATTATCGCTTCGACACGCTTGTTCAGCGTTTCCGTGAGATGTCGTTCGTAACACGTGGTGTAACGATTCGATTTGTTGATGAACGTGCTGAACGCCAGATGACCTTCTATTTTGAAGGCGGTCTGACTTCTTTTGTTCGCTATTTGAATCGTAACCGTGAGAATCTGCACCCGGTGGTTCATGTTGAAAAAGATATGGAAGCGATCGGAATCGAGGCCGCGATCCAATACACGGACGCATATACCGAGTCTGTCTATTCATTTGCGAATACGATCAATACGATTGACGGTGGGACACATCTCACAGGTTTGCGTTCTTCCCTGACTCGTGTGATCAATGACTATGCCCGAAAGAATGGCTTGCTCAAAGATGCTGACCCGAATTTCTCGGGTGATGATACGCGTGAAGGTCTGACTGCCATTGTCTCGGTCAAACATCCTGAACCGCAATTTGAGTCGCAGACAAAAGTTAAGTTGATGAATCCGGAAGTGCAGACGTACGTCACACAGGTAGTGGGCGAAGCGTTTAGCACATTCCTTGAAGAGAATCCGCAGGCGGCAAAGGCGATCATCGCCAAGTGTTTGACATCTGCTCGTGCGCGCGATGCGGCACGTAAGGCGCGTGATCTAGTGATCCGCAAGTCAGCGTTGGAATCGTTGACTTTGCCCGGTAAACTTGCTGACTGCTCTGAACGTGATTCATCCAAGACCGAGCTCTACATCGTAGAAGGTGACTCGGCAGGTGGCTCGGCTAAACAAGGACGAGATCGTCATTTTCAGGCGATCCTTCCGTTGCGCGGTAAGATCATGAATACCGAACGTGCACGTCTCGACAAAATCCTCTCCAGCAATGAAATCAAGGCTTTGATCTCTGCTTTAGGGACGGGCATTGGTGACAACTTTGACCTCGAAGGCTTGCGTTATGGACGCGTTATCATCATGACCGATGCCGATGTGGACGGTAGTCACATCCGCACATTGTTGTTGACATTCTTCTTCCGTTATATGCCTCACTTGATCGAAGATGGGCATCTTTATATCGCTCAGCCTCCTTTGTATCGCATTGCATATAAAAATCAGGTCAAGTACGCCTACACGGAAAAAGAGAAAGACAAGGTCGTGAAGGAAGTAGGGGAGAAGGCCGCGCTCCAAAGGTATAAGGGTCTCGGTGAAATGAACCCCACCCAGCTTTGGGAGACGACCATGAACCCAGAAAACCGGACCCTGCTCCTGGTCACGGTAGATGACGCGGCCGAAGCGGACCGGACGTTTGATATGTTGATGGGCGACGCAGTGGATCCCCGCCGAAAATTCATCCAAACGCATGCGAAGGCTGTCCGAAACTTGGATATTTAG